The genomic interval ATACCAACCCATCCAAACAGATTTAGAATACTCGGAAGCTGGCTGTTTGTTAGTTTTAGCTTTAGGTCTTGTCAATACTTCAGACATAATTCAAATTTAGAATGCAAAAATAGTTTATTTATCAGGATCTCAAGTTTGGTTCCAGTTTTAAAGTGTTTCCTTCAACCAGCGATAAAATTCAGCTTGCCAGATAAGCCCATTTTGAACTTTCAAAATATGATGACCTTCATCCTGGAAATATAATAGGCGGGATTTAATATTATGCAATCTCGCTGCAGTATACGCTTCAAAGGCTTGGGTATCTGGTATTCTATAATCTTTGGCTCCTTGAATAATTAAAATCGGAGAAGTCCATTTGTTAATCCATTTATGAGGGGAAAACCTGGTATACGATTTTGGTAGCTTTTTTTGCCAATAAGATCCCTTTAAATCAAAATTTGCAAACCATAATTCTTCCGTACTGGCATACCAGGATTCAAGATTGTAACTTCCACAGTGGGAAATAAAACTTTTAAATCGACCTTCATGAATTCCAGCAAGCATAAATACAGAATAACCTCCAAAACTTGCTCCAACTGCTGCACGGCGGGACTTATCTACATATGGTTTTGTTGAAACCTGATCAATTGCCGATAAATAATCTTTCATACATTGGCCACCCCAATCTCCTGAAATCTGCTCGTTCCAGGCACTTCCCCAACCAGGCATTCCTCTTCGGTTTGGCGCAACGATGATATAGCCATTAGCAGCCATCAATTGGAAGTTCCAACGGAATGAATAATATTGAGTCAATGCACTCTGCGGACCTCCCTGGCAATATAATAGGGTAGGATACTTTTTATTAGGATCAAAATCTGGGGGAAAAATTACCCATGCTAACATGTTTTTACCATCTGTTGTTTTAATCCATTGTTTTTCAACTGTTCCCATTTTAATCTTGCTGTAAACTTCTGTGTTTACCTGAGTTATTTGTTTTGCTACACCAGTTGCAATATCAACTGAATAAATTTCAACAGCATGATTTATGTCAACACGATGGCAAATAATATATTGGTTGCTTAAACCAATGAGATAGTTGTAATCGTGATCGGTATTTGTAATTTGTCGGAATTTTGTTTCATTTCCTTTTTGAATATCGGTAGGAATCAGGAGCTCAAATAATTGGATTGTACCTCTGTAAGGCAAGCTGCAATAAAGTGCTTTGGAATCTTTACTCCAGATAAATTGGTTTACGGTTTCATCCCATTTTGCGGTAATTTTATTGCGCACTTTAGTTTGCAAATCCATAATGTAGATGTCATTTTTATCGGCTTCATAACCGTCTCTGGCCATGCTTGTCCAGGCTAAATATTTGCCATCTGGGGAGAATACCGGATTTTTATCATAACCTTGCAATCCATCACTAATATTTATTGTTTTGCCGGAGGCGACATCATATAAATAGATTTCAGAATTAGTACTTACGGCATAATCCTTACCAGTTTTTTTAACTGAAACATAGGCTAAAAATTTGCTGTCGGCACTCCAATTTATATCTTCCAAACCACCATCCGGCATAGTTGGACAATCATATGGTTCTTTAAACATGATATCTTTTTCATGTTGTAAGCCATCAGGTGACATTCTAGCTAAAAATATATGATTTGCATAACCATCTTCCCATTCTTTCCAATGGCGAAACATCAAATCATCATAAATTAAAGCAGTGGATTTAGATAATTCAGGGTATAAGTCTTGTTTTGGTGTATTCACTTTTACAGATCTTGAAAATGCAAGCCACATGCCATTAGGAGATGGTAATAGGTTCGAATATTCTAGTTTTTCAATTCCCAGTGATTTATTTATAAGTTGATGATGAATGATCCCATCATTTGAATACATTAAGTTTCCACCACTATCCAGACAGGCATTTCCTGCATAATTTTCTGCTTTTGACACTTGTTCACTTTGGCCGGTTTGCAGGTCACTTACATATAATTGTGTGTTTCCTTTGTTTTTGTCGGTTAAGTATCGGGTTACTGTATAATATACTTTTTTACCATCTTTAGATACCGTTTCTCCTTGCACACGACCCAATGACCACAATAATTCAGGCGTCATCAGCCCTTGTGAAAATCCAAAAACCGGCAGCAGAAAACATAGAAAAAGGAAGATTCTTTTGATCATTTTGTTGAAATTAAGCTTCAAAAATAATCCTTTCAACGCATTATTTATAAGCTTTAACGTTCAGATTGACTAGTCCAAACCTTTGGAATCAAACCAGAGCTTTGAATACCACAGGTATTTTACGATATTTGTGTTTCCTTTTAATTTCGGTTTAAGTTTCTGATATTTTGTATTTTAATCATTTATCAATTCTCAAGTTTAAGAATTTTTCAGATTTACAAATCGATTTAAATCCTGGATTTCATTTTATTACAGGTTTAAATGGATCCGGTAAAACCAATTTTTTAGATGCTCTTTATTATTTGTGTATGACCCGGGGATTTCGGAAATGTCCTGACAAATTAATAGTTCAACATGAGCAAGATTTCTTTAGATTAGAAGGTAGTCTACAAACAAAAAAGGGCATTCGCCAGGTAGTCATTAAATGCAAACCTCCGGTGTTAAAAGAAGTATTTTATGATGACAAAAAGTATTTAAAAATTACAGATCATCTGGGAAAGGTACCTGTTGTAATGATTGCTCCAGACGAGGTATACACGCTTATAAATGAACATGAAGAGCGAAGAAAATTTTTGAATCAAACCTTGTTGCAAATAGATAATCAGTACTTCGAACACCTATATGCGTACAATAAATTATTGAAACAACGGAATGCCGCTTTGAAACAAATGAAGATGGCTGGACGAATCAATTCACAATTGTTGGATGCTTTGGATTTTTCGCTTGTTCAACATGCAAATTATATTTATGTTAAAAGGAAAGAATTGGTTGAAAATTTAAATCCGGTTATAAAAAATTATGTTGAAAAAATTAGTGGTAATAAACAGGAATCTAATTTTACATACACTTCAGATGGGGGAGCGCAATACGCACAATTATTATTGGATTCCAGAGAAAAGGATTATTTTTCCTTACGTACAAATCGGGGAATTCATAAAGACCGGATTGATTGTTTGATGGGAGAGCATAGTTTGGGCGATTTAGGTTCTCAAGGGCAAATTAAAAGTTTTATTCTTGCTATGAAATTGGCGCAATTTAATTTTTTACAATCCACTTTAGGAATTACACCCATTGTTTTATTGGATGATATTTTTGCAAAATTGGATGCAGGTCGAGTCGAGAAATTACTTGCTTTACTTATTGAGGAACAAATATCGCAGTGTTTTATATCAGATACCCACCTCACCAGAGCGCAGGAATTGCGCAATATTCTAAATAAGGATGCCTATCTTTATCAAATTCAAGACAATCTGTTACACGCTATATGAAACACGACGAGCAAAATATACACGATTTGTTGAAAGTATTTTCTTCGCAAAAACACCTTAAAGACAAGCTATTGGATAAGAAAATAGAAGGCGTTTGGAAAAATCTATATGAAGGGATAGCACATTATACTACCCGGATACAGTTTAAAAGTGGGGTGTTATATGTATGGCTGAGTTCTTCCCCTTTACGCCATGAATTAAGCTTTAATAAAGCTAAAATTATAAATCAAGTCAATACAGCCTTAAAAGAAGAACTAATTAAGCAGTTGGAGTTGCGTTAAAAACTATTGTTCTTGTTCAGAAATATTCATTTGAAGCAAAAACCAACTGAATAAAAAGCATAATACGCACGTTGTAGCAATAACCATAGTCGAATATGTTTGTTTTCTTAATAGGGCAAATATATAACATATTATTAATATTCATAATATATTATTCATATAATTTTTGATCCATTTTAGTATTTTTGTGTTATTATTAAAAAAATGTAAAACCATGAAAAATCTTCTTATTTTATTAATTATTGCGGCATTTTTGCCTGCATATGCCCAGATTACGACTCCTGCACCAAGTCCAATGTGTAAATTGGAACAAAAAGTGGGTCTCGGAACAATTACTGTTGAATATTCCAGACCAGGTAAAAAGGACCGGATCGTTTTTGGTGATGTCGTTTCTTATGGAAAAACCTGGAGAACTGGTGCAAATGCCTGCACAAAAGTAACGTTTAGCGATGACGTAGAAATTGAAGGCGTAAAAGTTGCAAAAGGAAGTTATGCATTATTTTCAATTCCTGGTGAAAACCATTGGGAAGTTATGTTCTACAATGATATTACAGTTTCTGGTGTACCCGATAACTATGATATCACAAAAGAAGTAGCGCATATAAAGGTGACTCCTGAATTAATTCCTTATACTGTTGAAAGCTTTACAATTGATATCAATGAGATCCGGAATGAATCTGCAACTATGAATTTGATTTGGGAAACTACCATGGTCCCAATAAAATTGAGATTTGATACCGACAGTAAAGTGGTAAAAAATATTGAAAAAGTAATGAGCGGTCCAAGTAGTAATGATTATTATCAAGCTGCTCGTTATTATTATGATACCAATAAAGACATGAATGCTGCAATTCAATGGATCCAGAAATCAAATCAAATGGATGCTCAATTCTGGAAACTTAGAGTTGAATCCTTAATTTTAGCTCGTCTTGGCAGAAAAGCAGAAGCCATTGAAGCTGCTAATAAATCTAAAGCGAAAGCTATCGAAGCAAAAAATGATGAATATGTGAAAATGAATGAAATGTCCATTAAAGAATGGAGTAATTAAATAAAATAATGGTGGATTGTTGGTTAGTTTCTTCTGCTGACCAACAATCACCAACTTTTAAGAGGATTCATTTTTTTTGATTTTCTCAAAGAGAATACTAAGTCCCATTACCATTCCACAAGCAATTACATTATACCAGAGAAATCCTAAATTTGTATATTTAAAAAGTGCTATAATTGTAATCTGTGCAATAATTGCTGCATAAAACACTGCAGTTCCTTTTATAAATTTAAGGTAAAAGCCGGTAACAAAAATCCCCAGAACTGTACCATAAAAAAGTGAGCCAATAATATTTATAAATTGGATTAAATTCTCAAATAAAGTCGCATAAAGTGCAAATCCTATGGCTATAAAACCCCAGGCCGCAGTGAAAATTCTAGACCAAATGATATCCGTTGCAGATTTTGAATATTGAGGAAAATGACGTTTAAAAATATCTACCATGGTGGTGCCTGACAGGGCATTAATTTCTGCCGATATGGAGGACATAGCTGCACATAATATCACCGCAATCATTAAGCCAATAAATCCCTTTGGTAAATAATACAAGATATAATGTAAAAAAATATAATCCCGATCATTGGATTCTTGTCCTGGAATATTTTGTTTTACATAACTTCTTACTTCAGTTTGCAATCCCTGGCGATTTGTATTTAGAATTTCTAACGTTGATTTCATAGCAGGATTGGACAGATCTATAGGTAAGGTATTCGACAACTGATGG from Saprospiraceae bacterium carries:
- a CDS encoding S9 family peptidase is translated as MIKRIFLFLCFLLPVFGFSQGLMTPELLWSLGRVQGETVSKDGKKVYYTVTRYLTDKNKGNTQLYVSDLQTGQSEQVSKAENYAGNACLDSGGNLMYSNDGIIHHQLINKSLGIEKLEYSNLLPSPNGMWLAFSRSVKVNTPKQDLYPELSKSTALIYDDLMFRHWKEWEDGYANHIFLARMSPDGLQHEKDIMFKEPYDCPTMPDGGLEDINWSADSKFLAYVSVKKTGKDYAVSTNSEIYLYDVASGKTINISDGLQGYDKNPVFSPDGKYLAWTSMARDGYEADKNDIYIMDLQTKVRNKITAKWDETVNQFIWSKDSKALYCSLPYRGTIQLFELLIPTDIQKGNETKFRQITNTDHDYNYLIGLSNQYIICHRVDINHAVEIYSVDIATGVAKQITQVNTEVYSKIKMGTVEKQWIKTTDGKNMLAWVIFPPDFDPNKKYPTLLYCQGGPQSALTQYYSFRWNFQLMAANGYIIVAPNRRGMPGWGSAWNEQISGDWGGQCMKDYLSAIDQVSTKPYVDKSRRAAVGASFGGYSVFMLAGIHEGRFKSFISHCGSYNLESWYASTEELWFANFDLKGSYWQKKLPKSYTRFSPHKWINKWTSPILIIQGAKDYRIPDTQAFEAYTAARLHNIKSRLLYFQDEGHHILKVQNGLIWQAEFYRWLKETL
- a CDS encoding DUF721 domain-containing protein, producing the protein MLKVFSSQKHLKDKLLDKKIEGVWKNLYEGIAHYTTRIQFKSGVLYVWLSSSPLRHELSFNKAKIINQVNTALKEELIKQLELR
- a CDS encoding DNA replication/repair protein RecF codes for the protein MYFNHLSILKFKNFSDLQIDLNPGFHFITGLNGSGKTNFLDALYYLCMTRGFRKCPDKLIVQHEQDFFRLEGSLQTKKGIRQVVIKCKPPVLKEVFYDDKKYLKITDHLGKVPVVMIAPDEVYTLINEHEERRKFLNQTLLQIDNQYFEHLYAYNKLLKQRNAALKQMKMAGRINSQLLDALDFSLVQHANYIYVKRKELVENLNPVIKNYVEKISGNKQESNFTYTSDGGAQYAQLLLDSREKDYFSLRTNRGIHKDRIDCLMGEHSLGDLGSQGQIKSFILAMKLAQFNFLQSTLGITPIVLLDDIFAKLDAGRVEKLLALLIEEQISQCFISDTHLTRAQELRNILNKDAYLYQIQDNLLHAI
- a CDS encoding DUF2911 domain-containing protein, with protein sequence MKNLLILLIIAAFLPAYAQITTPAPSPMCKLEQKVGLGTITVEYSRPGKKDRIVFGDVVSYGKTWRTGANACTKVTFSDDVEIEGVKVAKGSYALFSIPGENHWEVMFYNDITVSGVPDNYDITKEVAHIKVTPELIPYTVESFTIDINEIRNESATMNLIWETTMVPIKLRFDTDSKVVKNIEKVMSGPSSNDYYQAARYYYDTNKDMNAAIQWIQKSNQMDAQFWKLRVESLILARLGRKAEAIEAANKSKAKAIEAKNDEYVKMNEMSIKEWSN